The proteins below are encoded in one region of Nilaparvata lugens isolate BPH chromosome X, ASM1435652v1, whole genome shotgun sequence:
- the LOC111060300 gene encoding uncharacterized protein LOC111060300, whose amino-acid sequence MKDDDREQYGRRNTLEVYGVPELQNEDVQSRILEIGKALDVKLDRRSIDACHRLPRRRDNTAPGIIVRFVCRGDKDALLKKRKECRDFSTQHINMQGNSPIYINQSITAERRKLFGRAKMIQRENGFRHVWIDRVGRIKVRYEDGGPVNIIRCEEDLNKLTNRNKDNVGVSKK is encoded by the coding sequence ATGAAAGATGACGATCGGGAGCAATATGGTCGGAGAAATACCCTTGAAGTATACGGTGTTCCGGAGTTGCAGAACGAGGATGTGCAGAGTCGAATACTGGAGATCGGGAAAGCATTGGATGTGAAGCTGGACCGCAGATCGATCGATGCATGTCATCGCCTCCCCAGAAGAAGAGACAACACCGCGCCCGGCATCATTGTTCGTTTTGTCTGTCGAGGAGATAAGGATGCCTTGCTCAAAAAGAGGAAAGAATGTAGAGACTTTTCAACTCAACATATCAACATGCAGGGAAATAGTCCAATCTACATAAACCAATCTATAACGGCGGAGAGACGTAAGCTGTTCGGCAGAGCCAAGATGATACAACGGGAGAATGGGTTTCGACATGTGTGGATCGACCGAGTGGGCCGAATCAAAGTCAGGTACGAGGACGGCGGTCCTGTTAATATTATCAGGTGTGAGGAGGACCTCAACAAGCTCACAAATAGAAATAAGGACAATGTCGGTGTAAGTAAGAAATAA